One stretch of Candidatus Bathyarchaeia archaeon DNA includes these proteins:
- a CDS encoding D-aminoacyl-tRNA deacylase, whose protein sequence is MILLVHSNQDLAGKNIATHLLQQHPFHQTSQTYQQNPVYTAEINGKQVTYITLEQESIDAQNLPQDFPDAELMVFVSRHSSKSETPTLTVHTPGNFGNAEFGGLPRCVSVCPANAMADALKALNRLKVERSLDYQVSYEATHHGPSLDVPTMFVELGSCEKQWQDQNAAQAVAQAAWEVIANYGNSGQTAVLGVGGTHYNRKFTQMALCGEAVFGHMIPKYAVPEVDLQMLQECVTKTSGQVTGVVLDWKGIKSEDKPNLLADLSELGLTISKV, encoded by the coding sequence ATGATTCTGCTCGTCCACTCCAACCAAGACCTCGCAGGCAAAAACATAGCCACCCACCTCCTCCAGCAGCACCCCTTTCATCAAACCAGCCAAACTTACCAACAAAACCCAGTTTATACGGCAGAAATTAACGGAAAACAAGTAACCTACATTACCCTCGAACAAGAATCAATTGATGCCCAAAACCTTCCCCAAGACTTCCCCGATGCTGAACTGATGGTTTTTGTCTCGCGGCACAGCAGCAAAAGCGAAACCCCCACCTTAACCGTTCACACTCCGGGAAACTTTGGAAACGCAGAATTTGGTGGATTGCCCCGCTGCGTCTCGGTTTGTCCTGCTAACGCCATGGCTGATGCTCTTAAAGCCCTAAATCGCCTAAAAGTTGAGCGCAGTCTTGATTATCAAGTTTCCTATGAAGCCACCCATCATGGTCCCTCGCTGGATGTTCCTACGATGTTTGTTGAACTTGGCAGTTGCGAGAAACAGTGGCAAGACCAAAACGCGGCTCAAGCAGTTGCGCAAGCCGCATGGGAAGTCATCGCTAACTATGGAAATTCGGGGCAAACGGCAGTTTTAGGCGTCGGCGGAACTCACTACAACCGAAAATTTACCCAGATGGCTTTATGCGGAGAAGCTGTTTTTGGGCACATGATTCCCAAATATGCTGTTCCTGAAGTGGATTTGCAGATGCTCCAGGAATGCGTAACAAAAACCTCTGGACAGGTTACTGGTGTGGTGCTGGATTGGAAAGGCATCAAAAGCGAAGATAAACCAAACCTTTTAGCCGACCTCTCAGAATTAGGGCTCACAATAAGCAAAGTCTAA
- a CDS encoding ornithine carbamoyltransferase, producing MNFKELSSQELNRLVDQAIEIKHNPQKFEQVLQHKSLALIFQKTSTRTRVSFEVAMTQLGGHALFIDWRTTNFALADLGDEVQYLSRNVDGIMARLLYNADLQKMMHASQVPVVNGCDEMYHPSQCLADLITIKENHGSLEGAKLVYVGVHNNVCNSLIEGCTKTGVQLTTVTPIFNEASRDQALLDEAEKTGLWRCSLDLREAVADADFVYTDTWVDMEFFTDPKFDAEKENRLKQMMPYQINAELLKESKVHVMHDMPIHRGYEITAEAIENPNAVIYEQAENRLYSAKAILLKLLK from the coding sequence ATGAACTTCAAAGAACTCTCCAGCCAAGAACTCAACAGATTAGTTGACCAAGCCATCGAAATCAAACACAACCCCCAAAAATTCGAGCAAGTCCTACAGCACAAGTCGTTGGCTTTGATTTTTCAGAAAACCAGCACCAGAACCCGAGTTTCCTTTGAAGTTGCCATGACCCAGCTGGGCGGCCACGCGTTGTTCATTGACTGGCGAACCACCAACTTCGCGTTGGCAGACCTTGGCGACGAAGTGCAGTACCTTTCACGTAATGTTGATGGCATCATGGCACGTTTGCTCTATAACGCGGATTTGCAGAAGATGATGCATGCATCTCAGGTTCCAGTGGTCAACGGTTGCGACGAGATGTATCATCCGAGCCAGTGTCTTGCGGATTTAATCACAATTAAAGAAAACCACGGCTCTCTGGAGGGGGCAAAGCTGGTGTATGTTGGCGTCCACAATAACGTCTGTAACTCTCTGATTGAGGGTTGCACAAAGACAGGTGTGCAGTTGACGACGGTTACACCGATTTTTAATGAGGCATCACGGGATCAAGCCTTGCTGGATGAAGCAGAGAAAACTGGGCTGTGGAGGTGCAGTTTGGATTTGAGGGAGGCGGTTGCGGATGCAGATTTTGTTTACACGGACACTTGGGTGGACATGGAGTTCTTCACGGACCCTAAATTTGATGCGGAAAAAGAGAATCGGCTCAAACAGATGATGCCCTATCAAATCAACGCAGAATTACTCAAAGAGAGCAAGGTCCATGTGATGCATGACATGCCCATTCACAGAGGATACGAAATCACTGCGGAAGCTATCGAAAATCCCAACGCGGTGATTTATGAGCAGGCTGAGAACAGGCTTTACTCAGCCAAAGCCATTCTGCTCAAACTGCTAAAATAG
- a CDS encoding NAD(P)H-dependent oxidoreductase — translation MKAVILNGAREGDAKVNLTAEVAAFVLSSHDVEVFNLSQIPIAHCLGCFGCWIRTPDQCVINDAARNIAKKLELTDLKVFVTPIVFGGYSYQLKKMLDRQICGILPFFTKINGEIHHGARYEHNANVVGLGVLPKPDEESEKIFQTLLNRNAINMHAPAHSAKIVYNTDDASAIEQKTRETFAEVGAK, via the coding sequence ATGAAGGCAGTTATTTTAAATGGCGCAAGAGAAGGCGACGCCAAAGTGAACCTGACCGCTGAGGTAGCCGCTTTCGTGCTAAGCAGCCACGACGTTGAAGTTTTCAATCTCAGCCAAATCCCCATTGCTCACTGTCTGGGCTGTTTTGGCTGCTGGATCAGAACCCCCGACCAATGCGTCATCAACGACGCCGCCCGGAACATAGCCAAGAAACTCGAGTTGACCGACCTCAAAGTATTTGTCACCCCCATAGTTTTCGGAGGCTACTCCTACCAACTCAAAAAAATGTTGGACCGCCAGATATGCGGGATTTTACCGTTCTTCACCAAAATCAACGGGGAAATTCACCACGGAGCACGCTACGAACACAACGCCAACGTTGTCGGTTTGGGGGTTTTGCCTAAACCCGATGAGGAAAGCGAGAAGATTTTCCAAACGCTGCTTAACCGAAACGCCATTAACATGCATGCCCCAGCCCACAGCGCCAAAATTGTATACAACACTGACGATGCCTCTGCCATTGAGCAGAAAACCAGAGAAACCTTCGCCGAGGTGGGAGCCAAATGA
- a CDS encoding fasciclin domain-containing protein — MADIVDTAIAAGSFKTLVAAVQAAGLVDTLKGPGPFTVFAPNDEAFAKLPKGTVEELLKDVPKLKAILTYHVVPGKVMSADVVKLKSAKTVQGQDIKIDASRWHLHDTVKVNDANIIKADIVTDNGVIHVIDKVIMPKIEKAASPM; from the coding sequence ATGGCCGATATTGTTGACACGGCAATTGCAGCGGGCTCATTCAAAACCCTTGTAGCCGCCGTGCAAGCCGCAGGACTAGTAGACACATTAAAGGGTCCAGGACCCTTCACGGTTTTTGCACCCAACGATGAAGCCTTTGCGAAACTGCCCAAAGGCACCGTTGAAGAATTGCTAAAAGACGTCCCCAAATTGAAAGCCATTTTGACTTACCATGTTGTTCCAGGAAAAGTCATGTCAGCGGATGTAGTGAAGCTGAAATCAGCCAAAACAGTTCAGGGACAAGACATCAAAATTGACGCCTCAAGATGGCATCTGCATGACACCGTTAAAGTGAACGACGCCAACATAATCAAAGCGGACATCGTGACGGACAACGGCGTTATCCACGTAATCGACAAGGTAATAATGCCAAAAATTGAAAAAGCAGCATCCCCCATGTAA
- a CDS encoding DUF523 and DUF1722 domain-containing protein yields the protein MRNFNKPRIVISKCITFEPVRWDGQIIASRFVEDLKPHVEFIPVCPEVAIGLGVPRETLRIVKSGDDLRLIQSATGLDFTDKMRQFTQDFLGVLPEVDGFILKSGSPTSALKDSRIYPSTGKVAPLGRGAGFFGGAVGARFSYLALEDERRLLNSRIREHFLTKLYTLADFRAVRNAASLNGLIEFQARNKLLLTAYSQTELHDLGRIVAQQKGRPIKETLAEYQSHLWSALKRPPRKGANENVLTKAAGYFTSRLSKDEKAVFLNAVAQYRAGKVPLSTPLSVLKAWIIRFNEEYLQQQTFFEPYPQDLMEKTYADQPGKEKDYWK from the coding sequence GTGAGAAATTTCAACAAACCACGCATAGTCATAAGCAAATGCATCACCTTTGAGCCTGTCCGATGGGACGGACAAATAATCGCCAGCAGATTCGTAGAGGATCTAAAACCACATGTGGAATTCATCCCTGTTTGCCCCGAGGTTGCAATTGGGCTGGGTGTGCCCCGAGAAACCCTGCGAATAGTCAAATCGGGCGACGATTTGAGGTTGATTCAGTCGGCAACAGGGTTGGATTTCACCGACAAAATGAGGCAGTTCACCCAAGATTTTTTGGGCGTGTTACCAGAAGTTGACGGGTTCATACTAAAAAGTGGTTCCCCCACCAGCGCCCTTAAGGATTCGCGGATTTACCCCAGCACGGGAAAGGTGGCTCCGCTGGGAAGAGGCGCAGGCTTTTTTGGAGGCGCAGTGGGTGCGCGTTTTTCGTATCTGGCCCTTGAAGATGAACGTCGCCTTTTGAATTCTCGGATAAGAGAGCATTTTTTAACCAAACTTTATACTCTGGCGGACTTTAGGGCAGTCAGAAACGCGGCTTCGCTAAACGGGCTGATTGAGTTTCAGGCACGCAACAAGCTCCTGTTGACCGCCTACAGCCAAACCGAACTGCACGACTTAGGCAGAATCGTGGCACAGCAAAAAGGCAGACCCATAAAAGAAACACTGGCTGAGTACCAGAGCCACCTGTGGAGCGCCCTTAAACGTCCACCACGCAAAGGCGCCAACGAAAACGTACTCACCAAAGCCGCAGGCTACTTCACCAGCAGGCTTTCCAAAGACGAAAAAGCCGTCTTCCTAAACGCGGTAGCCCAGTACAGGGCAGGCAAGGTCCCGCTGAGCACACCCCTTTCAGTGCTGAAGGCGTGGATAATCAGGTTCAACGAAGAGTACCTGCAGCAGCAAACCTTCTTTGAACCCTACCCTCAAGACCTGATGGAAAAAACATACGCTGACCAGCCGGGAAAGGAAAAAGACTACTGGAAATAG
- a CDS encoding deoxyribodipyrimidine photo-lyase: MSDLPDERLNRLNTVDMKKGRGFVLYWMQTSVRTQCNMAFDHAVWWANQLDKPLVAFFGLTPDFPEANLRHYTFLLEGLHEVKAALAEFGVQLVVQRGSPERGVVSIAKNACIVVVDKGYLKPLRQWYRYAADRLSCPLVQVEDNVVVPVEAASSKEEYSAATLRPKIQKNRSRFLSVPTTRQPKHGSLDLPFDTLDLRRIDTIISDLGVDTSVDKAVGFRGGTQQAQSCIAEFLEHKLPDYPQQRNDPTVDFASNLSPYLHFGQISPVDVAAQVLAADAPAEAKQAYIEELVVRRELAINYAWFNPDYDGFDGLSNWAKQTLHKHEADKREYLYDVAELENAQTHDPYWNAAQTQMRVTGKMHGYMRMYWGKKILEWTKTPREAFKAAIYLNNKYELDGRDPNGYTGVAWCLGKHDRPWRERPIYGTARYMNANGLKRKFDADKYVQQIKQL; encoded by the coding sequence TTGAGTGATTTGCCAGATGAACGCTTAAATCGACTCAACACTGTAGACATGAAGAAAGGTCGTGGGTTTGTTCTCTACTGGATGCAGACATCAGTGCGGACCCAATGCAACATGGCCTTTGACCATGCGGTTTGGTGGGCAAACCAGCTGGATAAGCCATTGGTGGCGTTCTTTGGGTTGACCCCTGATTTTCCTGAGGCAAACCTGCGGCATTACACGTTTTTGCTTGAAGGTCTGCATGAGGTGAAAGCAGCCTTAGCGGAGTTCGGCGTGCAACTGGTCGTCCAAAGGGGTTCTCCTGAGCGAGGTGTGGTCTCCATCGCCAAAAATGCATGCATAGTCGTGGTGGACAAGGGTTACCTAAAACCTTTGCGGCAGTGGTACCGTTACGCGGCTGACCGTTTGAGTTGCCCGTTGGTTCAAGTGGAAGATAACGTTGTGGTGCCTGTTGAAGCCGCTTCAAGCAAGGAGGAGTATTCTGCGGCGACGCTCCGACCAAAAATCCAGAAGAACCGTAGCCGCTTCCTGAGCGTTCCCACGACGCGTCAGCCCAAGCATGGTTCGCTTGACCTACCGTTCGATACCTTAGACTTGAGGCGTATAGACACGATTATTTCAGATTTAGGTGTCGATACCTCAGTTGACAAGGCTGTGGGTTTTCGGGGCGGAACCCAGCAAGCCCAAAGCTGCATTGCCGAGTTTTTGGAGCACAAGCTGCCTGATTACCCCCAGCAGCGAAATGACCCGACAGTTGACTTCGCGTCGAATTTGAGTCCCTACCTGCATTTTGGGCAAATCTCGCCCGTCGACGTTGCGGCGCAGGTTTTGGCTGCCGACGCCCCCGCAGAAGCCAAGCAGGCGTACATTGAGGAGTTGGTGGTCAGGCGAGAGCTCGCCATAAACTACGCATGGTTCAACCCAGACTACGACGGGTTTGATGGGCTGTCAAACTGGGCAAAACAAACCCTTCACAAGCACGAAGCCGACAAGCGGGAGTACCTCTACGATGTGGCGGAGCTGGAAAACGCACAGACCCACGACCCATACTGGAACGCGGCGCAGACCCAGATGCGGGTAACTGGCAAGATGCATGGGTACATGCGCATGTACTGGGGCAAAAAAATCCTTGAGTGGACCAAAACTCCCCGTGAAGCCTTCAAAGCGGCGATTTACCTAAACAACAAGTACGAGTTGGACGGCAGAGACCCCAACGGCTACACAGGCGTGGCATGGTGCTTGGGCAAACACGACCGCCCTTGGCGCGAACGCCCCATCTACGGTACCGCACGGTACATGAACGCCAACGGGCTCAAACGCAAATTTGACGCCGACAAATACGTCCAGCAAATCAAACAGCTCTAA